The following are from one region of the Synechococcus sp. CBW1108 genome:
- the rppB gene encoding two-component system sensor histidine kinase RppB, translated as MPERSPVPGLLWRARLRLAGLSLLVMGSLLYGAGWAMGRLLLQTKQGAIQRELEAIAGTLHDSLRPSLPEYGPASLNIAAVLPGLCPVREPCRPPADLIHRHGISASDPDRFKLRVLDLHGGLIARSPGTLPLETTPGQTGWVLAGDRAAGRWGTYTIHLHHAQAPGEAIWGYLQVSRSLAELDAEADRLWLLGHAVFSLAMLVMALASWWLAGLAMAPLVEAYRRQEQFSADVAHELRTPLANLLALVEVERSTIAELPPSRIAKSLDRVLGQGRRLQQLIADLLLLANLERPIPQSQKQVCSLAEISADVLEECGEAAAAAQVSLEQNRWITPARVHGNEAELGRLLINLVSNAIQHSPVGGRIEVSLEQRGREIKLSIHDSGPGIPAAQRQRIFDRFTRLDPARSRSQGGTGLGLAIAQAIARRHGGGISVQSKPGAGSCFCVTLPCAD; from the coding sequence ATGCCTGAGCGTTCCCCAGTGCCCGGGTTGCTCTGGCGCGCGCGCCTGCGCTTGGCCGGCCTGTCACTGCTGGTGATGGGCAGCTTGCTCTACGGCGCTGGCTGGGCCATGGGGCGGCTGCTGCTGCAAACCAAGCAGGGGGCAATCCAGCGGGAGTTGGAGGCCATCGCCGGCACCCTGCATGACAGCCTCAGACCCTCCCTGCCCGAATACGGACCGGCCTCCCTCAACATCGCTGCGGTGCTGCCCGGCCTCTGTCCGGTGCGGGAGCCCTGCCGTCCACCGGCGGATCTGATCCATCGCCATGGCATCAGCGCCTCCGATCCAGATCGATTCAAGCTGCGGGTGCTGGATCTCCACGGCGGCCTTATTGCCCGCTCCCCCGGCACCCTGCCCCTGGAAACGACACCGGGCCAGACGGGCTGGGTTCTGGCCGGCGACCGGGCCGCCGGGCGCTGGGGCACCTACACGATCCATCTTCACCACGCCCAAGCTCCTGGTGAAGCGATCTGGGGCTATCTGCAGGTCTCTCGCAGCCTGGCCGAGCTCGATGCTGAGGCAGATCGGTTGTGGTTGCTTGGCCACGCTGTTTTCTCCCTGGCGATGCTGGTGATGGCCCTGGCCAGCTGGTGGCTGGCGGGGTTGGCCATGGCTCCGCTGGTAGAGGCCTACCGGCGCCAGGAGCAATTCAGTGCCGATGTGGCCCATGAGTTGCGCACTCCCCTCGCCAACCTGCTGGCCCTGGTGGAGGTCGAACGCAGCACCATCGCCGAGCTACCCCCGAGCCGAATAGCAAAAAGCCTGGATCGGGTCCTGGGCCAGGGCCGGCGCCTCCAACAGCTGATCGCTGACCTGCTTTTGCTGGCCAACCTGGAGCGACCCATTCCCCAGAGCCAGAAGCAGGTGTGCAGCCTGGCCGAAATCAGTGCCGACGTGCTGGAGGAGTGCGGCGAGGCGGCTGCCGCAGCCCAGGTAAGCCTGGAGCAGAACCGGTGGATTACCCCTGCCAGGGTGCACGGCAACGAGGCGGAATTGGGCCGTTTGCTGATCAACCTGGTCAGCAACGCGATTCAACACAGTCCGGTAGGCGGCCGAATCGAAGTAAGCCTGGAGCAACGGGGCCGGGAGATCAAGCTCTCCATCCACGACAGCGGCCCAGGTATTCCAGCGGCCCAGAGGCAACGCATTTTTGATCGTTTTACCCGCCTGGATCCAGCCCGCTCCCGCAGCCAGGGGGGGACGGGCCTGGGATTGGCGATTGCCCAGGCCATTGCTCGTCGCCACGGCGGTGGGATCAGTGTGCAATCCAAACCCGGGGCTGGGAGCTGCTTCTGTGTGACGCTGCCATGCGCTGATTGA
- the rppA gene encoding two-component system response regulator RppA: protein MRILLVEDEVPLAAAIQEVLQRQGHVVDHCPGGQEGWTLLSGELANYDLAILDWMLPDLSGIEICRRARAAGLGLPLLLLSARFATTDRVEGLDAGADDYLSKPFAMEELLARIRALRRRPPGYREPQLEAGCYRLDPATGSLRVHTASGDVWVVLSAKERQLLAYFLEHPGQIIPGSRLRNQLWNLHQDPVSNVVAAQVRLLRRKLAAHGLPSPIETLPTRGYRFAHPPASQPAQQQAQQT from the coding sequence TTGCGGATCCTGCTGGTGGAAGACGAGGTACCCCTGGCCGCAGCCATCCAGGAGGTGCTGCAGCGTCAGGGCCATGTGGTGGATCACTGCCCAGGGGGCCAGGAGGGCTGGACACTATTGAGCGGTGAGCTGGCCAACTACGACCTGGCGATCCTCGATTGGATGCTGCCGGATCTGAGCGGCATCGAAATCTGCCGGCGTGCCCGGGCCGCTGGACTGGGCCTGCCCCTGCTGTTGCTCAGCGCCCGCTTTGCAACGACCGATCGGGTAGAGGGCCTCGATGCCGGTGCCGATGACTACCTCAGCAAACCCTTTGCCATGGAGGAGCTGCTGGCGCGGATCCGGGCCCTGCGGCGCCGTCCCCCGGGTTATCGCGAGCCCCAGCTGGAGGCCGGCTGTTACCGCCTCGACCCCGCCACTGGCAGCTTGCGGGTCCACACCGCAAGCGGTGACGTTTGGGTGGTGCTCTCGGCCAAGGAGCGCCAGTTGCTGGCCTATTTCCTTGAACACCCCGGTCAGATCATTCCGGGTTCGCGGCTGCGCAACCAACTCTGGAACCTGCATCAGGATCCGGTGAGCAATGTGGTGGCGGCCCAGGTGCGGCTGTTGCGGCGCAAGTTGGCAGCCCATGGCCTGCCCTCACCAATCGAAACCTTGCCGACCCGGGGCTATCGATTCGCGCATCCTCCAGCGAGCCAGCCAGCTCAGCAGCAAGCCCAGCAAACGTGA
- a CDS encoding efflux RND transporter permease subunit: MLERLLNTTLRFSIARRWLIVAAAIVISLWGVLAVSQMPLDVFPSFAPPQVDVQTSAPGLSPEEVETRITLPIESAVNGIPGVETVRSSSKAGLSMVQVVFHQNADIYRARQIVAERIQQVSAQLPANAGAPELSPLVSPLGTILQVAFTVNGDGVTSLMDLQQLVLRSYRQSILAVPGVAQVTIYGGDEQQFQVLLDPQELQVQNVSLQAVMEGVGSAMATSPGGFLIGGGQERLIRPLTQITQVKDLAEAAVRNQQGQPVLLSTLGEVRLGAALKRGDASFNGMPAVVLMVTKQPDVDTPTVTRAVEHRLAELNRTLPTDVQIQQTFRQSNFIDSAIRNVSSAMVEGVVIVSAVIVLFLMNWRGAAISLSAIPLSILIGLMLMNALGLGINTMTLGGLVVAIGSVVDDAIVDMENCYRGLRENQASGNPRNPLQIVFETSVEVRQPVLFSSLIIIVVFAPIFSLTGVEGRIFAPMGLAYLFSIAASSLVALTLIPALCAILLAPVQLPEESTWLTNQAERIYRPILDLALDAPRRVLVIALAMVVATSLILPALGRVFLPEFREKSLVNSMVLYPGVSLEMTNRAGLALTRELQNNPLFSWVQVRSGRAPGDADGAGVNLAHVDVELSELALANRPAAIAELRQAFAKLPGVAPNIGGFISHRMDEVLSGVRSAIAIKIYGTDLGELRRIGEAVERAIKPIEGVVDLQLEPQLPIPQVQIQIDRPLAAALGLTVEELSEAVEIALNGKVVGHVVDGGVRSDVLVQLQENARQNLDAIRSVPVAFADGMTVPLGSVAWIEEGLGSNVVNREDVSRLIVVSSNVSGRALGSVVKDIQRTIARQVRLPQGYTIRYGGQFESEERATASLVFYSLVAAAVISVLMVASVKSLPATVAIMLNLPLALIGGVVAVLLTGGVLSIASLIGFITLFGIAVRNGLLLVDNYNRRHAAGQPLDEVIREGSLERLNAILMTALSSALGALPLALAFGAGNEILQPLAIVVLGGLITSTALTLLVIPALYARFGRWLLPPVSTHAPFPAVSQP, from the coding sequence ATGCTTGAGCGGCTGCTCAACACCACGCTCCGCTTCTCGATCGCCCGCCGCTGGCTGATCGTGGCCGCAGCGATCGTCATCAGCCTCTGGGGTGTGCTGGCAGTGAGCCAGATGCCGCTGGATGTGTTTCCGTCGTTCGCCCCGCCCCAGGTGGATGTGCAGACCAGCGCCCCCGGCCTTTCCCCCGAGGAGGTAGAGACCCGAATCACCTTGCCGATCGAATCGGCCGTGAATGGCATCCCGGGGGTGGAGACCGTGCGCTCCTCCTCGAAGGCAGGCCTATCGATGGTGCAGGTGGTGTTCCACCAGAACGCCGACATCTATCGCGCCCGCCAAATAGTGGCCGAACGGATCCAGCAGGTCAGTGCCCAGCTGCCCGCCAATGCTGGTGCTCCCGAACTCTCGCCGCTGGTCTCCCCCCTGGGCACGATCCTTCAGGTCGCCTTCACCGTGAACGGCGATGGCGTCACTTCGCTGATGGATCTGCAGCAGTTGGTGCTGCGCTCCTACCGCCAGTCAATCCTCGCGGTGCCGGGGGTGGCCCAGGTAACGATCTATGGCGGCGATGAGCAGCAATTTCAGGTGCTGCTCGACCCACAGGAGTTGCAGGTTCAGAACGTTTCACTCCAAGCGGTGATGGAGGGCGTTGGTTCGGCCATGGCCACCAGCCCAGGCGGCTTCCTGATCGGTGGGGGCCAGGAACGGCTGATTCGCCCCCTGACCCAGATCACGCAGGTGAAAGATCTGGCCGAGGCGGCCGTGCGCAATCAGCAGGGTCAACCGGTGCTGCTCTCAACGCTGGGCGAGGTGAGGCTCGGTGCGGCGCTTAAGCGGGGCGACGCCAGCTTCAACGGAATGCCGGCCGTGGTGCTGATGGTGACTAAACAGCCGGATGTCGACACCCCAACGGTGACCCGGGCGGTGGAGCACCGCCTGGCCGAACTCAACCGCACCCTGCCGACTGATGTGCAGATCCAGCAGACCTTTCGCCAAAGCAACTTCATCGACAGCGCGATCCGCAATGTCAGCTCAGCCATGGTTGAAGGCGTGGTAATCGTCTCGGCCGTGATCGTGCTGTTTTTGATGAACTGGCGTGGAGCTGCGATCAGCCTCAGCGCGATTCCCCTGTCAATCCTGATAGGCCTGATGCTGATGAATGCCTTGGGCCTCGGCATCAACACCATGACCTTGGGAGGGCTGGTGGTGGCGATCGGCTCAGTAGTTGACGATGCGATCGTAGATATGGAGAACTGCTATCGGGGCCTGCGCGAAAACCAGGCCTCCGGTAATCCAAGGAATCCTTTGCAGATTGTCTTTGAAACCTCCGTGGAAGTGCGCCAGCCGGTGCTCTTTTCAAGCTTGATTATCATTGTAGTATTTGCACCGATCTTTTCGCTTACCGGCGTAGAGGGGCGCATATTTGCGCCAATGGGGCTGGCCTACCTATTTTCGATTGCAGCCTCTTCACTGGTTGCTCTCACGCTGATTCCAGCTCTTTGCGCCATCTTGTTGGCGCCGGTGCAGCTGCCCGAGGAGAGCACCTGGCTGACCAATCAGGCCGAGCGCATTTACCGGCCGATTCTCGACCTTGCGCTGGACGCACCGCGGCGTGTGCTGGTCATCGCTCTGGCCATGGTGGTGGCCACCAGTTTGATCCTGCCGGCGTTGGGGCGGGTCTTCCTGCCTGAATTCCGCGAAAAGTCACTGGTCAACTCGATGGTGCTCTACCCGGGGGTGTCCTTGGAGATGACCAATCGGGCCGGCCTGGCGCTCACCCGGGAGCTCCAGAACAATCCCCTGTTCAGCTGGGTACAGGTGCGCAGCGGGCGCGCTCCCGGCGACGCCGATGGGGCCGGCGTGAACCTGGCCCACGTGGATGTGGAACTGAGCGAACTGGCTCTTGCCAATCGCCCCGCCGCCATTGCCGAACTGCGCCAGGCCTTTGCCAAGCTGCCTGGGGTGGCTCCCAACATCGGTGGATTCATCTCGCACCGCATGGATGAGGTGCTCTCGGGTGTGCGCAGCGCCATCGCCATCAAGATCTATGGCACCGATCTGGGGGAATTGCGCCGCATCGGCGAGGCCGTTGAGAGGGCGATCAAGCCGATCGAGGGGGTGGTGGATCTGCAGCTCGAGCCCCAGCTGCCCATCCCCCAGGTGCAGATCCAAATCGACCGTCCTCTGGCGGCCGCCCTGGGGCTGACGGTGGAAGAGCTGTCGGAGGCGGTGGAAATCGCCCTCAACGGCAAGGTGGTGGGCCACGTGGTGGACGGCGGAGTGCGCAGCGATGTGCTGGTGCAGCTCCAAGAGAACGCCCGCCAGAACCTCGATGCAATTCGATCGGTGCCGGTGGCCTTTGCCGACGGCATGACGGTGCCGCTGGGGAGCGTCGCCTGGATCGAGGAAGGGCTGGGCTCCAATGTCGTCAATCGGGAAGACGTATCCCGCTTGATCGTGGTGTCGAGCAACGTCAGCGGCCGGGCCCTCGGCAGCGTGGTGAAGGACATCCAACGCACCATTGCCCGCCAGGTGCGCCTGCCCCAGGGATACACGATTCGCTACGGCGGTCAGTTCGAATCGGAGGAGCGGGCCACCGCCAGTCTCGTGTTTTACAGCCTGGTGGCCGCCGCCGTGATCAGCGTGCTGATGGTGGCCTCCGTCAAATCGCTGCCGGCCACGGTGGCGATCATGCTCAACCTGCCGCTGGCCCTGATCGGCGGGGTGGTGGCGGTGCTGCTCACCGGCGGGGTGCTCTCGATCGCCTCGCTGATCGGCTTCATCACCCTGTTCGGCATCGCCGTGCGCAACGGTCTGCTGCTGGTGGACAACTACAACCGCCGCCATGCCGCTGGTCAGCCGTTAGACGAGGTGATCCGCGAGGGAAGCCTGGAGCGCCTGAACGCCATCCTGATGACCGCCCTTTCCTCGGCCCTGGGGGCGTTGCCCCTGGCACTGGCTTTTGGGGCGGGCAACGAAATCCTCCAACCCCTGGCGATCGTCGTGCTCGGCGGCCTGATCACCTCCACCGCGCTCACCCTGCTGGTGATCCCGGCGCTGTACGCCCGCTTTGGCCGCTGGCTATTGCCCCCTGTCAGTACCCACGCCCCTTTCCCTGCCGTGTCCCAGCCATGA
- a CDS encoding efflux RND transporter periplasmic adaptor subunit: MKVLLGMAIAGSLLLGLGLGRLSGRLSPAPPEVPPGRIEAKDRITLSEEQLRRSGLSIIRPELSTGTERPISGFVEAAVGARSSVAIPVAGRLVRLLVAPGMAVRAGEVIAEVRSPEAAVVQAEAGAAQATAQSLAYQYRLAIPMARQGALSAQELESRRLASVTAASSARATAAKAAAIGQPDARGGLLIRSPSSGQVTVVKAYPGAVLREGEEVAQISDARGSEMRFLVSPLLAANLKSGQLLRVKAGAQELRARVVAVAADGDGGRRFTVVRAQSVDGPMPPAGTAVTAFLLVASAEQRFTVPAEAVQMVKGTPVVFRYQRGGAEPMPVVIGKQSGGRVEIAQGLRGGERLLSGNTGPLSLAISREDRLDYQQ, translated from the coding sequence ATGAAAGTGCTACTTGGTATGGCAATTGCCGGATCTTTGCTGCTGGGACTTGGCCTGGGGCGCCTCAGCGGCCGGCTTTCGCCAGCTCCCCCTGAAGTGCCCCCAGGGCGGATCGAAGCCAAAGACAGGATCACACTCAGTGAGGAGCAATTGCGGCGCTCCGGGCTAAGCATCATTCGCCCCGAACTCAGCACGGGAACCGAACGGCCGATTTCGGGCTTTGTCGAAGCTGCTGTTGGGGCCCGCTCGAGCGTGGCCATACCCGTGGCGGGAAGGTTGGTGCGGCTGCTGGTGGCTCCCGGGATGGCCGTGCGCGCCGGTGAGGTGATCGCTGAGGTGCGAAGCCCGGAAGCTGCTGTGGTGCAGGCGGAGGCTGGGGCGGCTCAGGCAACGGCCCAATCGCTGGCCTATCAATACCGCCTGGCAATACCAATGGCCCGCCAGGGTGCCCTCTCGGCGCAGGAACTGGAGAGCCGCCGCCTTGCCAGTGTGACTGCTGCCAGCAGTGCCCGGGCGACGGCGGCAAAGGCAGCAGCGATCGGTCAACCGGATGCCAGGGGAGGGCTGCTGATCAGGAGCCCCAGCAGCGGGCAGGTCACCGTGGTGAAGGCCTACCCAGGCGCCGTGTTGCGGGAGGGGGAGGAAGTGGCCCAGATCAGCGATGCCCGTGGCAGTGAAATGCGTTTCCTGGTGTCTCCCCTGCTGGCCGCCAATCTGAAGAGCGGCCAGTTGCTGCGGGTGAAAGCAGGTGCGCAGGAGCTGCGGGCCCGGGTGGTCGCAGTGGCGGCCGACGGTGATGGCGGCAGGCGGTTCACCGTGGTGCGCGCCCAGTCGGTGGATGGTCCCATGCCACCGGCAGGAACAGCGGTAACCGCCTTTTTGCTGGTTGCTTCAGCAGAGCAGCGCTTCACGGTTCCGGCCGAGGCTGTGCAGATGGTCAAGGGCACCCCGGTGGTGTTCCGTTACCAGCGAGGCGGCGCAGAGCCGATGCCAGTGGTAATCGGCAAGCAGTCGGGCGGCCGGGTAGAAATTGCCCAGGGCCTGCGTGGCGGGGAAAGACTTCTCAGTGGCAACACCGGGCCGCTGAGTCTGGCCATCAGCAGGGAAGATCGGCTGGATTATCAGCAATAA
- a CDS encoding IS1182 family transposase — MQKRKTFRPWQPEQTSLLPASPSDWLTADHQVYFLLDLVDELDLSAIVIPAQSKDPRGEKGFDPRMMTLLLLYAYCVGTVSSRKIERACYEDLAFRVLTGNQQPDHSRISEFRRRNLEALSELFVQILRLCQAAGMVSLGHVALDGTKVQANASKHKAMSHERMLKAEAQLEKEIKELMRRAEILDAQEDGKYGKGKLGSDLPKELRRREDRLKKIRHARQALEAEAAAAAARDRAKQAAEAEAAVADAAAAADAAVADASEQQKLAGKAAKAQEKAEAAKELAIEKAQEAGLEPEGLDPQPADAMPYRGLAHRADGSPTAAAQRNYTDPDSHIMKSDGNLLQGYNCQAAVDGDHQVIVAMGVSNQPPDPEHLVPMLERTMANTTQVPRTFIADAGYWSEDNVSACEKRGTDPHIATGRLPHGQPLPPIYGPIPKGLDAKGKMARKLRKKEGREIYAKRKTIVEPVFGQTKEVRGLRRFLLRGLAKVNGEWMLWGTTHNLNKLWRHLKKQRLQEAMATG; from the coding sequence ATGCAGAAGCGCAAGACCTTTCGTCCCTGGCAGCCGGAGCAGACCTCCTTGCTGCCGGCCTCACCGAGTGACTGGCTGACCGCTGACCATCAGGTGTATTTCCTGCTCGATCTGGTCGATGAGCTGGATCTGTCGGCGATCGTGATCCCTGCCCAGAGCAAAGATCCCCGTGGCGAGAAGGGTTTCGACCCCAGGATGATGACGCTATTGCTGCTTTACGCCTACTGCGTGGGCACGGTCTCCTCCCGGAAGATTGAGCGGGCCTGCTACGAGGATCTGGCCTTCCGGGTGCTTACCGGCAACCAGCAGCCGGACCACAGCCGGATCAGTGAGTTCCGGCGCCGCAACCTTGAGGCCCTGAGCGAGCTGTTCGTTCAGATCCTGCGCCTCTGTCAGGCGGCCGGCATGGTCAGCCTGGGCCATGTGGCGCTGGACGGCACCAAGGTGCAGGCCAATGCCTCCAAACACAAAGCGATGAGCCACGAGCGGATGCTCAAAGCCGAGGCGCAGCTCGAGAAGGAGATCAAGGAGCTGATGCGCCGGGCCGAGATCCTTGATGCGCAGGAAGACGGCAAGTACGGCAAAGGCAAGCTGGGCAGTGATCTGCCCAAGGAGCTGCGGCGGCGCGAGGACCGGCTGAAGAAGATCCGCCATGCCCGACAAGCGTTGGAGGCAGAAGCAGCGGCCGCCGCTGCCCGTGATCGCGCCAAGCAGGCAGCAGAGGCAGAAGCTGCGGTGGCGGATGCTGCTGCTGCTGCCGATGCCGCAGTAGCGGATGCCAGCGAACAGCAGAAGCTGGCTGGCAAAGCAGCCAAGGCGCAGGAGAAAGCAGAGGCCGCCAAGGAGCTAGCGATCGAGAAGGCCCAGGAGGCAGGCCTTGAGCCGGAAGGATTGGATCCTCAGCCGGCTGACGCCATGCCTTATCGCGGCCTGGCCCATCGGGCCGATGGCAGCCCCACAGCCGCTGCGCAGCGGAACTACACGGATCCAGACAGCCACATCATGAAAAGCGACGGCAACCTGCTGCAGGGCTACAACTGCCAAGCGGCCGTCGATGGCGATCACCAGGTGATCGTGGCGATGGGCGTCAGCAACCAACCGCCGGATCCAGAGCACCTGGTGCCCATGCTGGAGCGCACCATGGCCAACACCACCCAGGTGCCCAGGACGTTCATTGCTGATGCGGGCTACTGGAGTGAGGACAACGTTTCTGCCTGCGAAAAGCGAGGCACCGACCCCCACATCGCGACGGGCAGGCTGCCGCACGGTCAGCCATTACCACCGATCTATGGCCCGATCCCCAAGGGGCTGGATGCCAAAGGCAAGATGGCCCGCAAGCTACGCAAGAAAGAAGGCCGAGAGATCTACGCCAAGCGCAAAACGATCGTGGAGCCGGTGTTTGGTCAAACCAAAGAAGTGCGAGGGCTGCGGCGCTTCCTGCTGCGCGGGCTGGCCAAGGTGAATGGGGAATGGATGCTCTGGGGAACAACCCACAACCTCAACAAGCTGTGGCGCCACCTGAAGAAACAGAGGCTGCAGGAGGCGATGGCAACGGGATAG
- a CDS encoding ligase-associated DNA damage response DEXH box helicase, with protein sequence MIPVGQVRRSDLPGTLLAPIEAWFERQGWTPLPFQRQCWQAYLAGESGLIQVPTGSGKTYAAVMGPIAEFLAEPSPALRLLYLTPLRALSRDLALAIQQPIAAMGWPLRVGIRNGDTSSYERGKQLRSPPEILITTPESLSLLLANPKAPALFAGLRAVVIDEWHELMGSKRGSQTELCLSWLRSQRPGLRTWAISATIGNLDEAARSALGAASEPRLITAPIARATEIRSLLPETIDGFPWAGHLGLRRYEDLVAALEPAVSTLLFTNTRNQAERWHQCLRYACPEMEGALALHHSAIDRAEREAIEAGVKAGDLRWVVCTSSLDLGVDFQPVERVVQIGSAKNVARLLQRAGRSAHIPGGTSQVLFMPTHALELLELSALRRGLAAGLVEERRQPNAPIDVLLQHLTSLACGPGFQAESELAAVRSAWSYRQLSDSDWQWCLRFLEHGGDCLGAYPRYRKLEREDGRLLVKEKAIARMHRLHIGTITADRAVTVRFVRGAVLGHVEEAFIGRLKAGDVFFFAGRQLEFVRLREMTAQVKASSKKSNTVPAWAGGQMALSDLLSRHLRAEVDCCARALAGQATLDSPELVALEPLLQRQVQLSRLPREHELLVEVCNSREGSHLYAYPFEGRFVHEGLGFLWAWRLARHQASTITVSVNDYGFELLAPKNYPFEELFELHAAELLAGADLKDDLEQAINLSELCRRRFRAIAQISGLVLNGFPGQAKSGGQLQISAALLYDVFSRHEPSNRLLAQARSEVLSEQLDLPRITVALQRLRRCTLQLERTPRPGPLAFPLLAERLNNRMSNESLLQRLERLRQEAERAEGGPPGS encoded by the coding sequence ATGATTCCGGTGGGCCAGGTCAGGCGATCGGATCTCCCCGGCACGCTGCTCGCCCCGATCGAAGCCTGGTTTGAGCGTCAGGGCTGGACGCCCCTGCCGTTCCAACGCCAGTGCTGGCAGGCCTACCTGGCCGGCGAGAGCGGCCTGATCCAGGTGCCCACTGGCTCGGGCAAAACCTATGCCGCCGTGATGGGTCCGATTGCCGAGTTCCTGGCCGAGCCCAGCCCCGCCCTGCGGCTGCTCTATCTCACCCCCCTGCGGGCCCTGAGCAGGGATCTGGCCCTGGCGATCCAGCAGCCGATCGCGGCGATGGGCTGGCCGCTGCGGGTGGGTATCCGCAATGGCGACACCTCCAGCTACGAGCGCGGCAAGCAACTGCGCAGCCCGCCCGAAATCCTCATCACCACGCCGGAATCGCTCAGCCTGCTGCTGGCAAACCCCAAGGCGCCTGCCCTCTTTGCCGGCCTACGGGCGGTGGTGATAGATGAGTGGCACGAGTTGATGGGCAGCAAGCGGGGCAGCCAAACCGAGCTCTGCCTGAGCTGGCTGCGCAGCCAGCGGCCCGGTCTGCGCACCTGGGCGATCAGCGCCACCATCGGCAATCTCGACGAGGCGGCCCGCAGCGCCCTTGGCGCCGCCAGCGAACCCCGCCTGATCACCGCACCGATTGCCCGGGCCACGGAGATCCGCAGCCTGCTACCCGAGACGATCGATGGCTTTCCTTGGGCCGGCCACCTCGGGTTGCGCCGCTATGAGGATCTGGTGGCGGCCCTGGAGCCCGCCGTCTCGACCCTGCTGTTCACCAACACCCGCAACCAGGCCGAGCGCTGGCACCAGTGCCTTCGCTACGCCTGCCCTGAGATGGAGGGCGCCCTGGCCCTTCACCACAGCGCCATCGACCGGGCTGAGCGCGAGGCGATCGAAGCCGGGGTGAAAGCAGGCGATCTGCGTTGGGTGGTGTGCACCAGCTCCCTCGATCTAGGCGTGGATTTCCAGCCGGTGGAGCGGGTGGTGCAGATCGGCTCAGCTAAAAATGTGGCCCGGCTGCTGCAGCGAGCTGGCCGCAGCGCCCACATCCCCGGCGGCACCTCCCAGGTGCTGTTTATGCCCACCCATGCCCTCGAATTGCTGGAGCTCAGTGCCCTGCGGCGCGGCCTGGCGGCTGGCTTGGTGGAGGAAAGGCGCCAGCCGAACGCCCCGATCGACGTTCTGCTCCAGCACCTCACTAGCCTGGCCTGCGGGCCCGGCTTCCAGGCCGAAAGCGAACTGGCGGCGGTGCGCAGCGCCTGGAGTTACCGCCAGCTCAGCGATAGCGACTGGCAATGGTGCCTGCGCTTCCTCGAGCACGGCGGCGACTGCCTCGGCGCCTATCCGCGCTACCGCAAGCTCGAGCGTGAAGACGGCCGCCTGCTGGTGAAGGAAAAGGCGATCGCCCGGATGCATCGCCTGCACATCGGCACCATCACCGCCGACCGGGCCGTAACCGTGCGCTTTGTGCGCGGCGCCGTGCTCGGCCATGTGGAAGAGGCCTTCATCGGCCGGCTGAAGGCCGGCGATGTGTTTTTCTTCGCGGGCCGGCAGTTGGAGTTTGTGCGCCTGCGGGAAATGACGGCCCAGGTGAAGGCCAGCTCCAAAAAAAGCAACACCGTGCCCGCCTGGGCAGGCGGCCAGATGGCCCTCTCCGACCTGCTCAGCCGCCACCTGCGCGCCGAGGTGGATTGTTGTGCCCGCGCCCTGGCGGGGCAGGCCACACTCGACAGCCCCGAGCTTGTGGCGCTCGAGCCCCTGCTGCAGCGCCAGGTGCAGCTCTCCCGGCTGCCAAGGGAGCATGAATTGCTGGTGGAGGTTTGCAACAGCCGCGAGGGCAGCCACCTCTATGCCTATCCATTTGAAGGGCGCTTTGTGCACGAAGGGCTGGGTTTTCTCTGGGCCTGGCGCCTGGCCCGGCACCAAGCCAGCACGATCACGGTGTCGGTAAACGACTACGGCTTTGAACTGCTAGCCCCGAAAAACTACCCATTTGAAGAGTTGTTTGAACTGCACGCCGCAGAACTGCTCGCCGGCGCCGATCTCAAGGACGACCTGGAGCAGGCAATCAATCTTTCAGAACTCTGCCGGAGGCGTTTCCGCGCCATTGCCCAGATCAGTGGCTTGGTGCTGAACGGCTTTCCCGGCCAGGCCAAATCGGGCGGCCAACTCCAGATCAGTGCCGCCCTGCTCTACGACGTATTCAGTCGCCACGAACCCTCAAACCGCCTCTTGGCCCAGGCCAGATCGGAAGTGCTCAGCGAACAGCTGGATCTGCCCCGGATCACCGTCGCCCTGCAGCGCCTGCGGCGGTGCACCCTGCAGCTGGAGCGTACCCCCCGGCCTGGGCCCCTGGCCTTTCCCTTGCTGGCCGAGCGCCTCAACAACCGGATGAGCAATGAGTCCCTGCTGCAGCGCCTGGAGCGCCTGCGCCAGGAAGCTGAACGCGCCGAAGGGGGCCCTCCTGGCTCCTAG